A genomic segment from Diceros bicornis minor isolate mBicDic1 chromosome 5, mDicBic1.mat.cur, whole genome shotgun sequence encodes:
- the GNB5 gene encoding guanine nucleotide-binding protein subunit beta-5 codes for MATDGLHENETLASLKSEAESLKGKLEEERAKLHDVELHQVAERVEALGQFVMKTRRTLKGHGNKVLCMDWCKDKRRIVSSSQDGKVIVWDSFTTNKEHAVTMPCTWVMACAYAPSGCAIACGGLDNKCSVYPLTFDKNENMAAKKKSVAMHTNYLSACSFTNSDMQILTASGDGTCALWDVESGQLLQSFHGHGADVLCLDLAPSETGNTFVSGGCDKKAIVWDMRSGQCVQAFETHESDINSVRYYPSGDAFASGSDDATCRLYDLRADREVAIYSKESIIFGASSVDFSLSGRLLFAGYNDYTINVWDVLKGSRVSILFGHENRVSTLRVSPDGTAFCSGSWDHTLRVWA; via the exons ATGGCAACCGACGGGCTGCACGAGAACGAGACGCTGGCGTCGCTGAAGAGCGAGGCCGAGAGCCTCAAGGGCAAACTGGAGGAGGAGCGGGCCAAGCTGCACGACGTGGAGC TGCACCAGGTGGCCGAGCGGGTGGAGGCCCTCGGGCAGTTTGTCATGAAGACCAGAAGGACCCTCAAAGGCCACGGGAACAAAGTTCTCTGCATGGACTGGTGCAAGGATAAGAGGAGGATTGTGAGCTCATCGCAG GACGGGAAGGTGATCGTGTGGGATTCCTTCACGACTAACAAG GAGCACGCGGTCACCATGCCCTGCACGTGGGTGATGGCGTGTGCGTATGCCCCATCGGGATGTGCCATTGCGTGTGG TGGTTTGGACAATAAGTGTTCTGTGTATCCGCTGACGtttgacaaaaatgaaaacatggcCGCCAAAAAGAAGTCTGTTGCTATGCATACCAACTACCTGTCGGCTTGCAGCTTCACCAACTCTGACATGCAG ATCCTGACGGCCAGCGGCGATGGGACGTGTGCGCTGTGGGACGTGGAGAGCGGGCAGCTGCTGCAGAGCTTCCACGGGCACGGGGCCGACGTGCTCTGCTTGGACCTGGCCCCCTCGGAAACGGGAAACACCTTCGTGTCTGGG GGATGTGACAAGAAAGCCATTGTGTGGGACATGCGCTCTGGCCAGTGTGTGCAGGCCTTTGAAACACACGAATCTGACATCAACAGTGTCCG ATATTACCCGAGTGGAGATGCCTTTGCTTCAGGATCAGATGATGCTACG TGTCGCCTCTACGACCTCCGGGCAGACAGGGAGGTTGCCATCTATTCCAAAGAAAGTATCATATTTGGAGCATCCAGCGTGGACTTCTCCCTCAGTG GTCGCCTGCTGTTTGCTGGATACAACGATTATACCATCAACGTCTGGGATGTTCTCAAGGGATCCCGAGTCTCCATCCTGTTTGGTCACGAAAACCGCGTTAGTACTCTACGAGTTTCCCCTGACGGGACTGCTTTTTGCTCAGGATCATGGGATCATACCCTGAGA